In Lampris incognitus isolate fLamInc1 chromosome 20, fLamInc1.hap2, whole genome shotgun sequence, one genomic interval encodes:
- the coro1b gene encoding coronin-1B yields MSFRRGVVRQSKFRHVFAQAWKTEHCIDDVRVSRVTWDSPLCAVNPKFIAVIVEAGGGGAFLVVPVSKSGRIDQSSPTVCGHAAPVLDIQWCPHDDNIIASASEDCTVKVWQIPDGGLTSPMTEAVVTLEGHSKRVGILAWHPTAFNILLTAGCDNVVFVWDVGKGELVYQLSDAHPDLIYSVGWNKDGSAICTVCKDKALRVIDPRRGTVLKVREKVHDGTRPMRAVFLADGKILTTGFSRMSERQLALWDTKDLSEPMAVQEMDTSNGVLLPFYDPDTNMIYLCGKGDCTIRYFEVTDESPYVHFLNLYSSKEPQRGAGFLSKRGVDVNKCEIARFYKLHERKVEPISMTVPRKSDLFQGDLYPDTAGPEPSLLAEDWIAGQDAPPLLVSLSGGYNAPPSKHRDTLRSNPKLVSQDSSGAGAGAGAGAGAAQPSSANAAAATTTSVTREMEGEFRSQSRAARETDGTSDRLKREEEMLNELLAEMKALRTVVLAQNQRIDLLERQLARIEDGDV; encoded by the exons ATGTCTTTCCGAAGAGGCGTCGTCCGACAGAGCAAGTTTCGCCATGTCTTCGCCCAGGCATGGAAGACCGAGCACTGCATAGATGATGTCCGAGTGTCCCGCGTAACGTGGGACAGTCCCCTCTGCGCCGTGAACCCAAAGTTCATCGCTGTCATCGTGGAGGCGGGTGGAGGAGGAGCCTTTCTTGTTGTGCCAGTCAGCAAG AGCGGCAGAATCGATCAGTCTTCTCCCACGGTATGCGGCCATGCGGCGCCGGTGCTGGACATCCAGTGGTGTCCTCATGATGACAACATCATCGCAAGTGCCTCGGAGGACTGCACCGTCAAG GTGTGGCAGATCCCGGACGGGGGTCTGACGAGTCCGATGACTGAGGCGGTGGTGACCCTGGAGGGCCACAGTAAAAGAGTTGGGATCCTGGCCTGGCACCCgacagctttcaacatcctcctgACGGCCG gCTGTGATAACGTGGTGTTTGTGTGGGACGTCGGCAAGGGTGAGCTGGTGTACCAGCTGAGTGACGCTCACCCAGATCTGATCTACAGCGTCGGCTGGAACAAAGACGGCAGTGCCATCTGCACCGTCTGCAAGGACAAGGCCCTGCGTGTCATTGACCCACGCAGGGGTACTGTCCTCAAG GTGAGAGAGAAGGTCCATGATGGCACCAGGCCGATGCGAGCTGTTTTTTTGGCTGATGGGAAGATCCTGACGACAGGTTTCAGCCGTATGAGCGAGAGACAGCTGGCCTTGTGGGACACG AAGGACCTCTCTGAACCAATGGCAGTGCAGGAGATGGACACAAGCAACGGCGTTCTCCTACCCTTCTACGACCCTGACACAAACATGATCTACCTGTGCGGAAAG GGAGACTGCACCATCCGCTACTTTGAAGTGACGGACGAGTCGCCTTACGTTCACTTCCTCAACCTGTACAGCAGCAAGGAGCCGCAGAGAGGTGCCGGCTTTCTCAGCAAAAGAGGCGTGGACGTCAACAAGTGTGAAATTGCCAG GTTCTACAAACTGCATGAGAGGAAGGTGGAGCCCATCTCCATGACCGTACCACGGAAG TCAGATTTGTTCCAGGGAGACCTGTACCCGGACACGGCCGGCCCGGAGCCCTCTCTCCTGGCAGAGGACTGGATCGCCGGGCAGGACGCACCTCCTCTGCTTGTCTCCCTGAGTGGTGGGTACAACGCACCTCCCTCAAAGCACAGGGACACCCTGAGGAGCAACCCCAAGCTTGTATCGCAGGACTCCTCTGGGgctggagctggggccggagCTGGGGCCGGGGCCGCTCAGCCATCATCCGCCAATGCcgctgctgccaccaccacctCGGTTACCAGGGAAATGGAGGGAGAATTCCGGTCACAATCCAGAGCGGCCAGAGAGACAGATGGGACTTCTGACAGGCTAAAGAGAGAG gaGGAGATGTTGAATGAGTTGTTGGCAGAGATGAAGGCCCTGCGCACCGTGGTGCTCGCTCAGAACCAGAGAATCGACCTGCTGGAAAGGCAGCTGGCTCGCATCGAGGACGGCGACGTATGA
- the si:ch211-119e14.1 gene encoding uncharacterized protein si:ch211-119e14.1 has protein sequence MTQATYLPFLVFLLKLNKGKMAAKDPGDVIVIYNNPSFQIVLTLTLLLAVLVMLLIFMYKKLNKDTNGQYTIRRMIYKEGGVRDRMRSAAMALESFLGIQLWPCSRMREEAGEEMCEVGHGAGDVEMGNQLSESEAEEEGEEKKEEGDERRVENSSSDDYSSMEGCDLKERAKLKDQWEEEDRAEGHVVRKQTAEKRNEHSESSEDDKCNQVEKVRCESGLLIDLHQFSGSAIWSDESKNEDKGNKVTVL, from the exons ATGACACAAGCCACTTATTTGCCATTCTTGGTGTTTCTCCTGAAGTTAAACAAAGGCAAGATGG cCGCGAAGGATCCAGGGGACGTAATTGTCATCTACAACAACCCGTCTTTTCAAATTGTGCTGACCCTCACCTTGCTCCTTGCCGTCCTGGTGATGCTGTTGATTTTCATGTACAAGAAGTTGAACAAGGATACCAATGGACAGTACACCATCCGCCGCATGATCTATAAGGAGGGTGGGGTCCGGGACCGGATGAGGAGTGCAGCCATGGCCCTGGAGTCCTTCTTAGGAATCCAGCTGTGGCCCTGCAGCAGAATGAGGGAGGAGGCCGGCGAAGAGATGTGCGAAGTCGGACACGGGGCGGGGGACGTGGAGATGGGCAACCAGTTGAGTGAAAGTGAGGCAGAAGAGGAAGGGGAGGAAAAGAAGGAGGAAGGTGATGAGAGGAGGGTAGAAAACAGCTCTTCGGATGACTACTCCAGTATGGAGGGCTGCGACCTGAAGGAAAGAGCCAAACTCAAGGATCagtgggaggaggaggacagggcaGAAGGGCATGTGGTGAGAAAgcaaacagcagagaaaaggaatgaacaCAGTGAGAGCAGTGAGGATGACAAATGTAATCAGGTGGAAAAAGTACGTTGTGAGTCCGGTTTGTTGATAGACCTGCACCAGTTTTCAGGAAGCGCCATCTGGTCTGACGAAAGTAAAAATGAAGATAAGGGCAACAAAGTGACTGTGCTGTGA